TTCGATTTCCTGAAGCGCATCTTGCTCGGATGAAACCATGCTCAAGGCGAAGTCGCGGTCGAAGGTGTCGGTACCCGCGTCGGCCATGTGCTGGCTGTATCCTGAAAGGTCACCCGCATCGTCCTTGCTGGAGCGCTTGAGTGTTTCTTCCGTGTGAGCGCTAAGTCCGTGCTTAACGTGGTCGCGTAGCTGAACGAGCAGGTCGTAGAATTTCTTGTACTTGGCGGGAACGTCGGAAGCGTCGCGTTTCTTGGTCTTGGCAGCGGGAGCTGCGGGGTTGTAACCCAAGATATCAGCGAGCGATGCGGCCCCAAAGCTTTGCTTTTGCTTTTTGGCCTCCGCTTCTTCGATCGCTTTGCGGGCTTTTTCCTTGGCTGCGATGTCGGCTCTCTCCTTCGCTTCGTCTTCGCCGCGAGTGCTGGCAATCGCGAGGGCGTCGTCTAGAGAGAAGCCGCTAGCGGCTGCTGACTTTTTTCCGTTCTTTTTTGCTGCTTTTGCTGGAGTCTTAGAGGCTACTTTCTTGGCCGCTTTTTTAGCAGGTGTCTTCTTATCAGGCATGTGTAATCAGGCTTTTATTAAGGCTTGGTCGCAGCGTGAGCATGTGTGCTCGTTGTCGGTTCCGTTGTTAAGTTTGGATTCCCATCTCCAGCAGCGAGGGCAGCGGCCTCCGCTTGCTTTTTCCGCAGAGATCTCGACCTCGGCACTTGAGTTGGCGACGAGTTTGACCTCCGAAACGATGAGTAGTTCTTCGAGAAAATGTGTATAGCGCTCCAGAAGGAGAAAACTTTCGCTCTTCGCATCGCCCGAAAGGGTGACAAACGCATCAAGGGAGCGTCCGATTTCGCCCGCGGAGCGAAGGGCCTCCAGTTTTTCGTTAACCTGATCGCGGAATGCGAACAAGGCTACGAAGTCTTCCGCAAGCTTAGCGCTCTGCCAGCTTTTGGCTTCCGAAGGCCAATCCTGCAGGACAAGCGAGTCTTCGCTGAAGTCTTCACCTGTGGTGAAATAGGACCAAGCTTCATCCGTAGTGAACGGGATGATTGGGCCCATGATGCGCACCAGCGTCTTGAAGATGTGGTAGATGGCAGTCTGTGACGAGCGTCTTAGTGGAGCGTCGGCCGCCAAGGTGTACAGTCTATCCTTTAGGATGTCGTGGTACAGCGAGGAAAGGGTGACTGAGGCGAAGTGGTTGCAGAGCTGGTAGACCTTGTGAAACTCGTAGTTGTCGTAGGCTTTCTCAGTCGCTTCAGCGAGCTCGCCGACCTTGTGTACCGCCCAACGATCCAGTTCGTGGAGCTCTTCGATTTGCAGGGCATCCTTTTCGAAATCGAAGTCGTAAAGATTCGAGAGCTGGAAGCGGAAGGTATTGCGGAAGAGACGGTATGCATCTCCCACTCCTCCAAGGATTTGCTCCGAAATCCCGATATCGTTTCTGAAGTCGGTAGAAGCCACCCAGAGGCGAACTACGTCGGAGCCGAACTTGTTCATGTAGTGCATCAAGGTCATGGCTCCATCGCTCTTGGAGAGCTTAGATCCGTCTTGGTTCACTAGGAAGCCGTGGGTGAGGATGCTCTTATAGGGAGCTCCGCCAGCTCGGATGACACCGGTCCAGAGGGATGATTGGAACCATCCGCGATGCTGGTCGCTGCCTTCGAGGTAAAGATCACAAGGCCATTTCAGCTCCTCGCGTGCCTTCAGCACCGCGAAATGGCTGGAGCCAGAGTCGATCCAGACGTCTAGGGTGTCGGTTCCCGCCTTTAGGGTTTTGCCTTTCCAGGATTCCGGGAGGTCGACTCCCTCTAGGAGTTCCTCAACGCTAGAAGTATACCAGAGGTTCGTACCAGCTGTGGAAACCTTGTCGGCAATCGCTTTGATCACGCCGGCGTCCATGTAGGCTTCGC
This DNA window, taken from Pelagicoccus albus, encodes the following:
- a CDS encoding TraR/DksA family transcriptional regulator, producing the protein MPDKKTPAKKAAKKVASKTPAKAAKKNGKKSAAASGFSLDDALAIASTRGEDEAKERADIAAKEKARKAIEEAEAKKQKQSFGAASLADILGYNPAAPAAKTKKRDASDVPAKYKKFYDLLVQLRDHVKHGLSAHTEETLKRSSKDDAGDLSGYSQHMADAGTDTFDRDFALSMVSSEQDALQEIEAAIDRIFDGTYGFCEMTGKQIRDERLMAVPFTRYSMKTQEQIEKNTFRTRAQSGGVFADASSEDSLNYGSDDDDN